GAGTCTCAGTGGATCGGCATCTACTGAATCGACGCGCCTTCGGGCCTTAGCACCACATGCGTCTTTTTGCCCGACGCCCCGAAAGGGGGAAGCGACTTGCCGTTCAACTCGCCCTCAACACCGCCGGAGTTACCGATATCGAGCGTGATCAGGCTATCGGCCTTCCATTCAATCAGATCTCCGGCCTTTAGCTCATACTGTTTGGAAAAACGACCGTCAATATCCACGTTGAGCCAGCTGTCCTGGTTCACTTTCAGCTTCAGGATCAAGCCCTCCTGCGGCGGCTCTCCGCCCGGAACAACAGGTGCCGCAGTTACGGGAGACTCTGGCTGAGGAGCAGGGACCATCGGCGAAGGTGCGGCAGTAGCCCCAGAACTGGAAAGCTGGGGCTGCACAGGGACGGCACGAACTGCTTGCGCCTTATCCGGCTGTGGAGCCGGGCGATTCACCGGTGGCCGCTGGTTGGTATCGACAAAGATCGATACCAGAAGCACCACGGAAAGCAGGACCAACGGCATCAGCCACCTGCGGTTGTTCTTTGTCGATTCGCGGGGTGGAGGTTCGTCAACTGCCTGTTTGTCGGCAACCGCGCTACCCGAAACCATAGCATCATAACGGGCAACAGCCGCATCGGCAGAAAGTCCGAGATATCCGGCATAAAGCCTCAGAAAACCCTTGCAGTATGCCGGAGCGGGAAGCCTGCTGAAATCCTCCCTCTCCAGGGCATCGATATAACCCTTGCTGATCCTGGTAACTTCGGCCGCCGTCTCAAGGGAAACCCCTTTAGCCTCCCGGCCCTGGGAAAGCCATTGCCCAAGACCTGAACTGTCTGCAGTTTGCCTGGTCGCTTCGGGCACTTCTTACCTCACCTGAGCAGATCGAGATATTCACGCGCTTGCCGGCCCAGCTCATTGTCCGGAGCCAAACGCACTACCTCTTTGAATTCGTTGATTGCCGCGCTGTTTTCCTTGGCTTTCATCAGGGTAAGACCCAGGTAATAATGGGCATTGACGTACTCTCTGGCAAGCTCGACCGCCCGCCGGAACTCCTCGATGGCAAGATCAAGCTTGTTGAGCGCAAAATACACCCGTCCCAGCGTCACTCTCGCCTGAGGGTTCCGGGGATAGGCCGCTACCGAACCCTTCATCACCTGAAGCGCCTTTTCCGTATCCCCTTTACCGAGATAGGCCAGACCGAGATTGATCCCGGCAGAGTCCTGCCCCTGATAAAAGAGGTCATCGGTAACCGCTTTCAGCTGCAGAACGGCGTCGTCCCAGCGCTGCATTTCCATGTAATTGACCGCCAGGTAATTGCGCGCTTCGGAAAATGTCGGTTTTAGCTCGATCGCCTTGAGATACTTCTGCTCGGCTATCTCATACTTACCCTTGCGAAAGTAGACCAGTCCCAGGAAATTAAGCAGCTCGGGATCGTCGGGGATGTATTTCTCGGCCTCGGTAAACTCCACCAGGGCCGAGGTAATGTTCTGCTCGCGAAGATACGACTCACCCATCTGAAAATGATAGGCCGCCTTCTTCCGGTTCGCCTCACTCAGAGAGCAGGCTGAACAGCACATGGCAATAAGCAGAAACAGCAAGACAGTACGCACACATCCTCCATCTGCAGACATCGCTCCCAAGAGCCGGTACAAGCCGCTTGACAACCCGTTACCGGCAAAAATTACCAGACAACGGGGAGTTTGTCAAACGGCCACCGGTCAAGATGCGCTTACAAACCTTCGGGAAGGTCCTGGAAATGGGTCAGTGACTTGAAACTCCGATAGCGGGCCTCAATCTCGCGGTAATCAAGACGTTTCATCCGGTCCAGGCTGAAATCCTCGACATTGAACGACGCCATGACCGAACCAAAGACGATCGCCTGGCGAATCCCCTCTTCCGTCATGTTGCCGGTACTGGCCAGATACCCCATGAATCCCCCGGCAAAAGTATCACCGGCGCCGGTTGGATCAAAGACCTCTTCCAGCGGATAGGCCGGAGCGGCAAATACCGAATCAGGGGTGAACATCAGCACCCCGTACTCGCCCCGCTTCACCACCAGCCGCTTGCAACCGAGGGCGATGATCTGCCGCGCCGCCTTTACCAGGTTGGCCTCACCGGTAAACTGCCGCGCTTCGCCCTCGTTGATCACCACGATATCGACCTTCTGCAGCACCTTTTTCAAAGCCTCCGGCTTTGAGGAGATCCAGAAATTCATGGTGTCGCAGGCAACCACCTTCGGTTTTCTCACCTGCTCAAGAACCTCCATCTGCAGGTCCGGGTCGATATTGGCCAGAAACAGGTAGTCGGCATCGCGGTACGTCTCCGGCAGCTCCGGCTTGAACTCCATCAGCACGTTCAGCTGGGTATCGAGAGTCTGGGCCTCGTTCAGGTCATAACCGTATTTGCCGCTCCAGTGGAAAGTCTTGCCCGGAATCCGCTGCAGGCCATCGGTATTGATCTCGCGAGACTTGAGAAACTGCACATGCTCGTCGGGGAAATCCTCCCCAACGACCGCAACCAGGGAAACATCGGTGAAAAAACTGGCGGACGTAGAAAAATAGGTGGCAGAGCCACCCAACACATTCTCACCCCTGCCGAACGGGGTTTCCACGGTATCAAAGGCAACGGTGCCGACAACAACAATCCCCATGAATCAGTTCTCCTGTATCTATAAATATTTCCCAACTATTGGCGCAAGCTTCTGCTTGGTGCTTTCCGGAATGACCTTCCGGTCGGTGATCACGGCATACTGCATGGCAGTAGCGCACGGGCAGCTCCGCTCCATAGTCACCTGACCCACGGCGTTGCGAATAATATTCTTGGCCATGGCCACGTTCTGATGGATGATCTTGATGATCGCCTCCACCGTCACATCGTCGTGCGAATCGTGCCAGCAGTCGTAATCGGTGGACAGGGCGATGATTCCGTAACAGATCTCTGCCTCGCGGGCCAGCTTGGCCTCGGTAAGGTTGGTCATACCGATCACGGCAGCGCCGAGCCCCAGGTACATGAACGATTCGGCCCGGGTCGAGAAGGCCGGCCCCTCCATGCAGATATAGGCCCCACCCTTGTGTACCGTTGCCCCTGCCTGTTGTGCCGCCTTATAGAGGGTTTCGGAAAGAGTGTGGCAGACCGGGTCGGCAAACCCGGTATGCGCCACGATGCCGTCACCGAAAAAAGTGTCTTTCCTGATCCCCTTGGTGCGGTCGATAAACTGGTCCGGAATGACGATATGGCCGGGCTCGATCGCCTCCTTGAGACTGCCGACTGCAGAGACAGAGATGATCTGCTCCACCCCCAGCTTTTTCATCCCATAGATATTGGCCCGGTAGTTAACCTCAGACGGGAGCAGCCGGTGGCCCCTGCCGTGGCGCGGCAGAAACACCATCTTCACGCCGTTGAGCACTCCGGTTATATACTCGTCGGACGGCTCGCCGAACGGGGTGTCGATCCTGATCCGCTCAACCTTCTCCAACCCCTCCATCTCGTAGAGGCCGCTGCCGCCAATGACGCCGATTACAGCTTCACCCATGAAATCACCTCCGAAAACAGATATAAATGTTCAATTAATTGATTTCTATCAGCTTGATATCAAAGGTCAGATCACGCCCTGCCAGCGGGTGGTTGGCGTCGAGAGTCACGTCTGTTTCAGTCACTTCCTTGATCAAAACCGGGAAGACCTCGCCATCCTGGCCGGTAACTTCCAACTGGCCGCCGATTTCCGGAACCATCCCCTCGGGTAACCTGCTCCGCTCGACAACACCGACAAGCTCGTCCTGATACGGGCCATACGCCTCGTCCATCGGAATCTTGACTTCCTTGCTCTCACCAAGGGACATCCCGACCACAGCGGCCTCAAACCCCGGAATAACATTCCCTTCGCCTATGGTAAACTCCAGAGGCCCGGTTTCGCAGCCGCAGTCATCATCGTGACATTCCGAAGAATCAAAAACCTCGCCATCATCCAGCCTGCCGGTATAGTGAACCTTAACCTTATCCCCCTGTTTTGCCTTTTGCATGCTCAGTGCATCCTTTCATTTCAGAGGGGTCCGCTAACGACCCGTCTGGAGATATTGACTTACCAGCGCACTCTAGCAGAGAGGCAACAGGAATTCCACCGGAAAAGGCGGTGGCAGACTTTTAGCCTATTTTTTAGGCAGCGCGGCGGTTAATTATACAATTCGGGCTTTAAATAGAATTTAATTTCCAATAATTACAACCTGTTACAACTTTGGCAAAGAGGTTGCTGAGAGGTTGACGGCGCCACGAAGATGTGGCGTCATATCTGCCAACGGGGGTAGGAATATGGACGCAGTGTCAGCGACTACAGCAATCAAGCATAGTGCCGACGTTCTCTTTCTCATGCTCGGCGCAGTCATGGTCTTTGCCATGCACGCCGGTTTCGCCTTTCTTGAAGTGGGCACGGTCCGGAAGAAAAACCAGGTCAATGCCTTTGTCAAGATCCTCACCGACTGGTCGGTTTCGACAGTCGCCTATTTTGTTGTCGGTTTTCCCATCGCTTACGGCATCTCGTTCTTGAAGCCGGTGCCGGCTATCCTCGGCGGCAACCAGGGTTACGACCTGGTCCATTACTTCTTTCTCCTCTGCTTCGCGGCCTGCATCCCGGCTATCATCTCCGGCGGCATTGCCGAGCGGGCCAAGTTCTGGCCGCAGGTGTTTGCCGGGGGAATCTTTGCCGGGCTGGCCTACCCGCTCTTTGAATCACTGATCTGGGGCCAGAACAATTCGGCACTGCAGGGGCTGTTCAAGAGCATCGGCGGCGCAGAGTTCCATGATTATGCCGGTTCAGTGGTGGTCCATTCCATCGGCGGTTGGCTGGCACTGCCGGCAGTGCTGCTGCTCGGCCCGCGTATGGGTCGTTACATGCGCGGCAAGTCGCATCCGATCCCGATCAGCAACATTCCGTTTCTGGCACTCGGCTCCTGGATCCTAGCGGTGGGGTGGTTCGGTTTCAACGTGATGAGTGCCGGCAATCTGGAGAAGGTATCCGGTCTGGTGGCGGTCAATTCGCTGCTCGCCATGGTCGGCGGGGTGTTGGGAGCGATCTGGGCTGGCAAAAACGACCCCGGTTTCGTCCACAACGGCGCCCTGGCCGGATTGATTGCGGTCTGCGCTGGCAGCGACATCATGCACCCGCTGGCATCGTTCGCCGTAGGCCTGATCGCTGCTTTTATCTTTGTCTACGGCTTTACCATCGAGCAGGAAAAACTGAAGATCGACGATGTGTTAGGTGTCTGGCCGCTGCACGGCATCATCGGCAGTTGGGGCGGCATCGCGGCCGGGATTTTCGGTCAGCCACAGCTCGGTGGCGCAGGGGGAGTAAGCTTGATATCCCAGCTGCTCGGCACGCTTTCCGCCATCGTCTTCGCCCTGGTAACCGGCTTCATCACCTATGCGCTCCTCAAGAAGACCGTCGGTATCCGGCTCCATGAGGAGGATGAATACCGGGGTTCGGACCTGACGGTCCATTCCATCGGCGCCTACCCGGAAGACCACGTCAGATAGAACTGCCTGATCCGGCTGCGCCCCTGTTCACCAAACCGGGGCGCAGCCCTTCCTCCTTCATCCCAGCGTAAAATAGAAGATGGCCCCTTTCCCCTCGGCTGCTTCGGCCCAGATCTTGCCGCCATGGCGCTCGACGATGCGCTGCACGATCGGCAGCCCCATGCCGCTCCCCTCGAACTCTTCCTCGGAATGCAGCCGGCAAAAAGGCTCAAAGAGCTTGTCGGCATAAGCCATATTGAACCCGGCGCCGTTGTCCCTGATAAAAAAAACAGGCTGGTCTGATGAATCCAGGATGCCGAATTCGATTTCGGCCCGGGCAACCCGCGAGCTGTACTTGAGGGCGTTGCCGAGCAGGTTGCGCAGACAGATGGTGAGCATGCGCCGGTCACCCTGCACTGTGAGACCGGGAACGATGCGAACATCGACAATCCTCCCGGGCTGCGCGGCAAGCTGCTCCTCCATGATCTCCGCCGCCAGTTCGGACAGCTTGACCGGCTCAGTCTTGACCTCGGCCCTGCTGAGTCGGGTCATCAGCAACAGGCTGTCGATAACGTTGCGCAGCCGCGCGCTGGCAATGCCGATCCGAGAGGCAACATGTCTGAGCTGCTCGCGGTCTGCGGTTTCCGCAGTTTCCGTCAACAGGCTGCTGTACCCCTGAAGCCTGGCAAGCGGCGCCCGCAGCTCATGCGATATGGAATAGCAGAACGATTCAAGCTCATTGTTTAGCCGGTTCAGCTCACTGGTCCGCAGCGCCACCCGTTGATCAAGTTCTTCGTTGATCGAGCGCATCGACTCCTCAAGCATCAGCCGCTCGGCAACCTCATCCTCAAGATCCCTGTTGAGTCCGGCCAGTTCTTGCTGCCGATCCAGCAGTTCCGTGTGCGCTCTCCGGATGCTGGCAAACAAAGGACCGAACTTCCATACGCCGCAAAGCATCAGCAGCGAAATCAGCAGGCCGAGAACCTCCAACGTCAGGTCTCCTTGCTGCTGGCCGCTGAGTAGTTGCTTAAGGGTAACGGCCCTCCTGACCCCCTGCACCACAAAACCGGTAGCCAGGAAGATCCAGGCGGCATAAGCCCCGCTCACCCTTATCAGCCGGATGGCGAGAAAGGCCGCCAGAAACTGGGAGGTGATCGCCATGATTACTATCAGCAGGATTGTCTGTCTCATTTAGCTTATTCCCAGTAGTGGTGCCGCACTACAAAAATTAACAAATATTCACGTAAAAGCAACACAGTAGATTATTGCCGAGTTGCAAGCCTGGCCTTGACGCATGAAGATTACTCGTCTAACCTTGGTACGACCCATTCCACAGGAGACCATAAAAATGACCGACATGTTGCGCTGGGACACCACTCGACTCTATTCATCTCCTGATTCACCGCAACTCGACCGCGACTTCCGCAAAGCCACCACTGAAGCCCAAGCTTTTCGCGAGCGCTACCAGGGCAAAGTGGCAACACTCGATGCGGCCGGGCTGCTGGAAGCATTGACAAGCTATGAGCAGCTCCAGGAGACCGCTGTGCTGCCGCAATTGTACGGACATCTCCTGTTCGCTTCCGACAGTGAGGCCGACAGCAACAAAGCGCTGATGCAGCGAGGCATGGAGTTCGGCAACAGCCTCTCCTGCGAGGTCATGTTTTTCGATCTGGAGCTGATGGCCATACCGGAAGCGGATTTCGCCCCGCTCGCCGCTGACGAGCGGCTGGCAAACTATCGCCACCACCTCGGCGCCATCCGTCGCTTCCAGCCGCATGCCCTGCCGGAAAAGGAAGAACAGCTCCTTACCCAGAAGAACCTGACCGGCATCCAGGCCTTTGCCAAGCTGTTCGACGAACTGACCGCCTCTCTCAGCTACCGGATGGAGCTGGACGGCGAAGAGCGCGACTTTACCGGCGAAGAACTGATCTCGCTGCTCCACCATCCCGAGGCAGCGGTCCGGGAGCGGGCGCTGACCGTGTTCCTTAATGGCCATGCCGAGCAGGGAATCGTGCTCTCCACCGTGTTCAACACCGTGGCGCTGGATCACAGCCAGGAGATGCAGCTCCGCAGTTACAGCGACCCGATGCAGCCGACCAACCTGGGTAACGAACTCTCCATGGAAGCGGTAGAGCACCTGATGAGCGTGACCGAGGCCAACTTCCCGCTGGCCCAGGAGTATTTCCGGATCAAGGCCAAGCTCCTGGGGATGAAGCGGCTGAAAAACACCGACGTCTATGCCCCGGTTGGCGAGTGCCACAAGACCTACAGTTTCGACCAGGCAAAACAGCTGGTGCTCGATTCCTATAGCAGCTTCAACCCGGATTATGCGCCGCTGATAGAAGGTTTTTTCACAGAGCGCCGCATCGATGTCGAGCCAAGGCAGGGCAAATCAGGCGGCGCCTTCTGCATGGGATTAACTCCCAAACTGCCGCCATATCTGCTGCTCAACTTCACCGGTAACCTGCGGGACGTGGCTACCTTGGCCCACGAATCCGGCCATGGGCTGCATTACCTCCGCTCGCAGGAGCAGACCATGGTCAACTACCATGCGCCGCTGCCGCTGGCCGAAACCGCATCGGTATTCGGCGAGATGCTGCTGACCAGCCGGATGCTGGCCCAAGAGACGGACCGGGAGGTAAAGATCTCGCTGCTCTGCGCCACCATCGAGGACATTATTGCCACCACCTTCCGCCAAGTGGTCCTGACCCGCTTCGAACAGCGGCTGCACCTGGAGCGCAAAGACGGGCTGCTCTCCTCTGACCGACTCTGCACGATCTGGTGGGAGGAGAACGCTAAGCTGTTCGGCGATAGCGTGGAAATGATCGAAGCGTACCGCTGGGGCTGGAGCTACATCTCCCACTTCATCCATACCCGCTTTTACTGCTATGCCTACACCTTTGCCGAATTGCTGGTCCTTTCTCTCTACGCCCGTTACCAGGAAACCGGCCCTTCCTTTGTCCCGGCGTTCGATAGCGTGCTCAGAAGTGGCGGCTCCCGCTCGCCAGCTGATACCGCTGCCCTGGCCGGGATCGACATCAATGACCCCGGTTTCTGGCAGAAGGGGTATGACATGCTAGGGGGGCTTATTGCGGAGCTCAAACAGCAGCTTTGATCAGTTTGCGGCAGTTGCGGCCAGCGCAACTGCCGTTTTCAGCTTTATTGGCACCTCTCTGTCAACTAATTGACTTCCCGCCGAGCCACAACACCAAATCACCCGCTCCTCGAACAGCCTCTCAGCCTCTAAAACCTTATTCATCGCCGCTTGACTGACGCGGGCAGTTTAAAATGCTGTTCAACGCAGAGGGCATGGAAATTGCTGATTTACCCTGAGCCCAAGGGGCTTTATTCCTAAATTCCCATCAGGCAAGGGTTTATTGTCATCATTATGCGCAATGCCTTATACAGCAACAGTTTGAAGCGTATCATACTCGCCCTGCTCCTGTTTTCGCCAACTTTTCAGGGTATCCAATCAGCTAACGCCGCAGCTAACATCTGGAGCAGCTCTGGACCGCCCGGCGCATACATCAGATCGCTGGCAATCGCACCGACGGCAACTCCGACGATCTACGCCGGCGCCAACGGCAGCGGCGTTTACAAGACTGTTGCCGGTTCCGGCACCTGGAGCGCTGTCAACTCCGGGCTGACCAACAAGATCGTCACGGCGCTCGCCGTTGACCCGCTCTCCAGCTCCACGCTCTACGCCGGCACCGCTGGGAACGGCGTATTCAAGACCGCAAACGGTGGCACTTCCTGGGCAGCCACCGGACTTGCCAGCGACACAGTCAATGCCATTACCATCAAGGCCGGCACCATCTACGCCGGCACCAGCGCCGGCGGGGTCTACCGCAGCGTCAACGGCGGCGGTGGCTGGAACCAGGTGAACAGCGGCCTGACCAACCTGCATGTAACCAGTGTTGCCATGTCGCCAGGCTTTGCCAGTGACACCATCGCCTTTGCCGGCACCGCCGGCGGTGGCGTGTTCAAGACCAGCGATGACGGCGCCACCTGGACCGCAGTTAACACCAACCTGACCGACCTGCAGGTGACGGCGTTAGCGATCTCACCCGAGTTCGTCTCGCTTCCCGACAATACCATCTATGCCGGCACTGCCAGCGGTGGCGTGTTCAAAAGCAGCAATGCCGGCACCACCTGGGCTACCGTGAATACCGGACTCCCGGCCGGGGCGGCGATACTGTCCCTGACCATCGACCATACCAATGCCAGCACCCTTTTTGCCGCCACCTCCGCCGGGATCTACATTTCCCTTAATGGCGGGGGGCAATGGGATCCTCCGGCCACTACCGCACCGGACAACGCCTTTACAACTTCGCTGGCAATGGCCTCAGCCGCCAGCATCTACGCCGGAACCGGTGGTGGGGTCTACCTCTCCACCGACAGCGGCGCCACCTGGAATGCCATCAACTCCGGCATTACCGCTGTTGAGGTGAAAGCAACCGTCATCAGCCCGGACAACCAGTCAAAAATCTTTGCTGGCACCAGCGGCGGCGGGATTTATATCACCCCTGACCAGGCGGCAACCTGGTCGGCAAGCAACAGCGGCCTGGCCAACAGCTTCATCCAGGCCGTCGCCATTGACAAGAATGCCTCTGCCCGTGTCTATGCCGGTACAACAAACGGCATTTACCGGAGCATCAACGGCGGAACCTCCTGGACCGCGGCCACCGTGCAACCAACAACCGGTGATATCCGCGCTATCGCCATCGACAGCTCCGTTACCCCGGCAGCCACTATCTATAGCGGCAGTTACGGCGGCGGGGTGTTTAAAAGCGTGAACAATGGGGCCAATTGGGCAGCAACCACGGCACTGCCCGACCAGAACGTGACCTCCCTGCTTATCGATGCGGCCAATACCACCCTCTATGCCGGCACCGATGGTGGCGGGGTCTTCAAAAGCAGCAACGGCGGCGGCGCCTGGAGCCTGGTCGCTGCCAGCAACAACGGCCTGAACAGCAACCGGATAACCGCGCTCTCCTTGACCGCTTCGACACTGTACGCGGCAACAGCAGCCGGGGTCCACTCAATTGCGGTTCCGGGAGGAACGCAGTGGACCGCAATCAACAACGGCATCGGCTCTCTGGACACCATTGCCCTGGCAACAAACCCGGCAAATCCCAACTACCTCTGCACCGGCACCAACGGCAACGGCGTATTCCTCTCCACCAACCAGGGGGCCAACTGGAGCGCCATCAACAACAGCCTCAACAGCCTGGTGGTCCGGTCGTTGGCAATCGACTCGGCCACCCCGACCCGCATCTACGCCGGAACCGCCACAGGAGGCGTTTCCTCGCTCATTACCAGCCCGACCATCACCATTGCCCCGGCCACTCCGCACAGCTTCGGCAACGCCAATACCGTCGGCCCGCCATCAAGCCAGGAGATAACGGTAGGCAACAGCGGCACCCTGGATCTGACCGTCTCTGGCATCACCGCAAACCTGACCGCAGCCGACGCTACCACCTTCACCCCTGCCGGCAACGGCATATCCGTCGGCGGCAGTTCCCCCTGCAACAGCACCACGCCGACCATAATTCCCGGCGGCTCCTGCACCCTGCTGTTCAAGTTCACCCCCGGCATCCCGACGGTCAATTCTGCAACCTTGCAGTTCTCATCCAACGACACCGAGATCCCGACCACCAAGGACCTGGTGATCAGCTGGGCCGGCGGCGTGCCGCCGGTGGCGGCGTTTACCGCGCCGGCAAACGGGGCAACCATCAGGAACCCGTTCACCATTACCGGCACCGCCCAGGACAATAGCGCTACCGGCCTGAAGAGGGTCGAGGTATCCCTGAATGGCGGCACCACCTGGCTGGCCGCATCACCCAAGCCGACCCTGGCAACCTGGGAATATGTCTGGACTACACCGCCGGTGACCGGAGACGGCAGCTACACCATTCTGGCCCGGGGCACCGATAACAAGGATTATGTCCAGACCGCCCTTGCCAGCGTTACCGTTACCCTGACCAATACCGCGCCGGATACCGCGATTGCTTCGTCACCGGCGGTACTATCCAATCAAAACAGCGCCACCTTCGCCTTTTCGGCCACCAAGTACGGCGCCCCCCTGGGCGGGGCTCTTTTTGAGTGCAAGCTGGACAGCGGCGCCTATGCTGCCTGTACCACCCCCAAAACCTATAACGGCCTGACCGACGGTGCCCATACCTTCTCGGTCCGCGCTGCCGACGGCGCCCTGCCGCTACCCGGCAATGTCGATGCCACACCGGCTTCGTACACCTGGACCGTGGACACTACCCCGCCGATTACCGCCATTTCCGCCAAGCCCGCGTTAAACATCAATTCCAGCGATGCTCATTTCGTCTTTGCCGCCAACGAAGCGGGCTGCACCTACATTTGCACCTTCGACGGCGTCGGCCCGGCACCATGCACCTCGCCTTACGACCGCTCGACCCTGACCGAAGGCGACCATACCTTCACAGTCCAGGCCACCGACCCGGCCGGCAATCAGGAACTGGCCCCAGTCAGCTACACCTGGCGCATCGATGTGACCAAGCCGACCTCGAACATTGACGCCCCTCCGGCCCAAATCAGCGGCAGCAGCCACACCTTTACCGGCACTGCCAGCGATCCGGTGTCGGTGGTCGCTTCCGGTGTCAGCCGGGTAGAGGTATCATTCAACGGCACCACCTGGTTTCCGGCCACTGACACCGCGGTAGGGCCGGCGCTCCCATGGTCCACCTGGAGCTATCTCTGGACCCTGCCGATCAACGGTTCCTACACCATGCAAGCACGGGCCGTCGATAATGCCGGCAATACCCAGCAGACCGCAGCCAGCGCCAACGTAGTTGTTGCCAACCCGCTGCCGACTGTTGCCATCACCTACCCGGCCGACAACGCCATCATCGGCAGCTCAAGCGTCAAGGTGATATCCGGAAGCGCCGCTGCCGCAGGCGGTGGCCTGCCACTGCAAAAGGTCCAGGTAGCGGTGTACCCGTCGGCAACCCCGCCCGGCTCGCCGACCTGGGTTGATGCCGTCGGCACCACCAGCTGGAGCTACAACTGGACTCCACCGAATAACGGTGACGGCAGCTACACCATCCTGGCGAGAACGCTCGACAGCGTCGCTAACATTTCCGCAAGCGACAGCAGCAACAGCCGCTCAGTCACCGTAGATGTCACTGCGCCGACCTCGGCAGTCGATCAGCCAGCCAACCCCTACCTCAAGGGAACCACTATCAACGCCACCGGCACTGCCGATGACAACCTTTCCGGGGTTGCCGGGATAGCCGTCACCATCACCAACAGCAGCAACCAAACCGTCTCGACAGGGCCAGCCCTGTTCAACACCATCAGCAAGACCTGGACCTACAGCAGCGGTGTCCTGCCTGACGGCAGCTACACCATCCGCTCCCTCGCCACCGACAATGCCGGCAACCAGCAGGGTATTCAAGGCTTGGCGACCGTAACCCTCGATAATGTCGCGCCGATCACCACTATCTCCAGCAGACCGGTAAACCCGTCAAATTCGGCAGCGCCAGCCTTTTCCTTCTCTGCCGATCATACCTCCACCTTCAGCTGCACCCTGGACGGTGTCGCAACACCCTGCACCAGCCCGAAGAGCTATAGTGGCCAGGCCACCGGCTTCCATACCTTTGCGGTGCAGGCCACCGATCTTGCCGGCAACCAAGAGGCTGCTCCACAGTCATACACTTGGTTCATCGACCTGGTGGCACCGATCATCACCGCAGTGACCCCGGTCAACGGCGCAACCAGGGTCAGCATCTCTAATCCGGCAATCACCGTGACCTTTGACAAGCCTGTGAACCCGGCGACCGTTTCCGACCCGACCTTCTCGCTGGTAAACGGCAGTACAGCAATAGCCGGTAGAATTTCACTGAATACGGCCAATACGGTGGCGACCTTCGAACCGTCGGCCAATCTATCGTACGCAAGCGATTACACGGTCACCGTTACAGTCGGCGTCCGCGACACTGCCGGCAATGCGCTGGCTGCCGGGCGCATCTGGACATTCAGCACCGATCCGGATGGCGATATCAACATGGACGGCCGGGTGGATATTGCCGATGCCCTGCTGGCGCTGCGCGTGGCAGTCGGGCGCACCACGGTCTCC
This window of the Geoanaerobacter pelophilus genome carries:
- a CDS encoding M3 family oligoendopeptidase, which translates into the protein MTDMLRWDTTRLYSSPDSPQLDRDFRKATTEAQAFRERYQGKVATLDAAGLLEALTSYEQLQETAVLPQLYGHLLFASDSEADSNKALMQRGMEFGNSLSCEVMFFDLELMAIPEADFAPLAADERLANYRHHLGAIRRFQPHALPEKEEQLLTQKNLTGIQAFAKLFDELTASLSYRMELDGEERDFTGEELISLLHHPEAAVRERALTVFLNGHAEQGIVLSTVFNTVALDHSQEMQLRSYSDPMQPTNLGNELSMEAVEHLMSVTEANFPLAQEYFRIKAKLLGMKRLKNTDVYAPVGECHKTYSFDQAKQLVLDSYSSFNPDYAPLIEGFFTERRIDVEPRQGKSGGAFCMGLTPKLPPYLLLNFTGNLRDVATLAHESGHGLHYLRSQEQTMVNYHAPLPLAETASVFGEMLLTSRMLAQETDREVKISLLCATIEDIIATTFRQVVLTRFEQRLHLERKDGLLSSDRLCTIWWEENAKLFGDSVEMIEAYRWGWSYISHFIHTRFYCYAYTFAELLVLSLYARYQETGPSFVPAFDSVLRSGGSRSPADTAALAGIDINDPGFWQKGYDMLGGLIAELKQQL
- a CDS encoding Ig-like domain-containing protein, which encodes MKRIILALLLFSPTFQGIQSANAAANIWSSSGPPGAYIRSLAIAPTATPTIYAGANGSGVYKTVAGSGTWSAVNSGLTNKIVTALAVDPLSSSTLYAGTAGNGVFKTANGGTSWAATGLASDTVNAITIKAGTIYAGTSAGGVYRSVNGGGGWNQVNSGLTNLHVTSVAMSPGFASDTIAFAGTAGGGVFKTSDDGATWTAVNTNLTDLQVTALAISPEFVSLPDNTIYAGTASGGVFKSSNAGTTWATVNTGLPAGAAILSLTIDHTNASTLFAATSAGIYISLNGGGQWDPPATTAPDNAFTTSLAMASAASIYAGTGGGVYLSTDSGATWNAINSGITAVEVKATVISPDNQSKIFAGTSGGGIYITPDQAATWSASNSGLANSFIQAVAIDKNASARVYAGTTNGIYRSINGGTSWTAATVQPTTGDIRAIAIDSSVTPAATIYSGSYGGGVFKSVNNGANWAATTALPDQNVTSLLIDAANTTLYAGTDGGGVFKSSNGGGAWSLVAASNNGLNSNRITALSLTASTLYAATAAGVHSIAVPGGTQWTAINNGIGSLDTIALATNPANPNYLCTGTNGNGVFLSTNQGANWSAINNSLNSLVVRSLAIDSATPTRIYAGTATGGVSSLITSPTITIAPATPHSFGNANTVGPPSSQEITVGNSGTLDLTVSGITANLTAADATTFTPAGNGISVGGSSPCNSTTPTIIPGGSCTLLFKFTPGIPTVNSATLQFSSNDTEIPTTKDLVISWAGGVPPVAAFTAPANGATIRNPFTITGTAQDNSATGLKRVEVSLNGGTTWLAASPKPTLATWEYVWTTPPVTGDGSYTILARGTDNKDYVQTALASVTVTLTNTAPDTAIASSPAVLSNQNSATFAFSATKYGAPLGGALFECKLDSGAYAACTTPKTYNGLTDGAHTFSVRAADGALPLPGNVDATPASYTWTVDTTPPITAISAKPALNINSSDAHFVFAANEAGCTYICTFDGVGPAPCTSPYDRSTLTEGDHTFTVQATDPAGNQELAPVSYTWRIDVTKPTSNIDAPPAQISGSSHTFTGTASDPVSVVASGVSRVEVSFNGTTWFPATDTAVGPALPWSTWSYLWTLPINGSYTMQARAVDNAGNTQQTAASANVVVANPLPTVAITYPADNAIIGSSSVKVISGSAAAAGGGLPLQKVQVAVYPSATPPGSPTWVDAVGTTSWSYNWTPPNNGDGSYTILARTLDSVANISASDSSNSRSVTVDVTAPTSAVDQPANPYLKGTTINATGTADDNLSGVAGIAVTITNSSNQTVSTGPALFNTISKTWTYSSGVLPDGSYTIRSLATDNAGNQQGIQGLATVTLDNVAPITTISSRPVNPSNSAAPAFSFSADHTSTFSCTLDGVATPCTSPKSYSGQATGFHTFAVQATDLAGNQEAAPQSYTWFIDLVAPIITAVTPVNGATRVSISNPAITVTFDKPVNPATVSDPTFSLVNGSTAIAGRISLNTANTVATFEPSANLSYASDYTVTVTVGVRDTAGNALAAGRIWTFSTDPDGDINMDGRVDIADALLALRVAVGRTTVSAAALRHGDVAPLGSQGPDPDGIIEGRDVMVILGKSIGKHNW